The Carassius gibelio isolate Cgi1373 ecotype wild population from Czech Republic chromosome B22, carGib1.2-hapl.c, whole genome shotgun sequence genome window below encodes:
- the LOC127987591 gene encoding uncharacterized protein LOC127987591 encodes MRYLVRFQTGSSVETTDDDKKRKRKRISNSKYRPQASSDEEESSLPDAPAVLSFGQPLLSFENIVPGNKVSVLPDAPEVASIPKNQENVVPSVDFRGEPGFSPEIQTPLHRAKSLSTRHLTGYSPQQFLDERCRARQVLSFTPPAANLPWQHMGENAGGESHCSVIGPWTPLASRVQHEVFSYEDFQRLQNEKQAVMEENQALREENQALREENQALRESTARAASDDSGSLQEQVKQVGTMLKTFARTGQSGADQTLMLRRLGEFGVKAEKGAAQLRGTHSRPLKPRLTTDIPASLTTGTLSLSCSQ; translated from the exons ATGAGATATTTGGTGCGCTTCCAAACAGGTTCTAGCGTTGAAACGACGGACGATgacaagaagagaaagagaaagagaatctCAAATTCCAAGTACAGACCCCAGGCCTCTTCTGATGAAGAGGAGTCTAGTCTTCCAGATGCACCAGCAGTGCTGTCGTTTGGACAACCTCTTTTGAGCTTTGAAAACATTGTTCCTGGTAACAAGGTTTCAGTGCTGCCCGATGCTCCAGAAGTTGCATCGATTCCAAAAAACCAGGAAAATGTTGTGCCATCTGTAGACTTCAGAGGTG AACCAGGTTTCTCCCCAGAAATTCAGACTCCACTTCACAGAGCCAAGAGTTTGAGTACAA GACACTTGACTGGTTACTCGCCGCAGCAGTTTCTGGATGAAAGGTGTCGAG CTCGTCAAGTACTAAGCTTTACACCCCCAGCAGCAAATTTACCCTGGCAGCATATGGGTGAAAACGCTGGAG GAGAAAGTCATTGCTCTGTAATTGGCCCTTGGACTCCCCTGGCATCTCGTGTACAGCATGAAGTTTTCAGCTATGAAG attTCCAGAGACTCCAGAATGAAAAACAAGCCGTGATGGAGGAGAACCAAGCCCTTAGGGAGGAGAACCAAGCTCTGAGGGAGGAGAACCAAGCTCTGAGGGAAAGCACTGCACGAGCAG CTTCAGATGACAGCGGCTCACTTCAAGAGCAGGTGAAGCAAGTTGGGACAATGTTGAAGACGTTTGCTCGCACTGGGCAATCAG GTGCAGATCAGACCTTAATGCTGCGACGTCTTGGAGAGTTTGGCGTGAAGGCGGAAAAAGGCGCCGCACAGCTGAGAGGGACCCACAGCCGACCCCTTAAACCTAGGCTGACTACTGACATCCCAGCATCACTGACAACTGGAACCCTTTCTTTATCCTGCAGTCAGTAA